The Ostrinia nubilalis chromosome 19, ilOstNubi1.1, whole genome shotgun sequence DNA window GATTTAGATATAGATTTTCCCATAATAACATCCATAGTGCATTGTCTACACTCTACAGTGTATCAGTTTGATATTCTCTTACATAATGAGCATGGAGAATCACagttttcttattaatttattatagagATTGACCACATAGTAAAAAATTGCTTTAAAATAGCAACAGTTCACTAAAATACCAAGAACTGCAATATGCTTGTGAACTATAGGTATAATTAACACTAAATACATCAGGACATCTATTTCTAGTGACATTCCATACCAGCTATTACTAAATTAGTCTTTCTCCGGAAATCGTTAAAGTAATGGTATATCAAGGTCTTATTTCCACGGTttctaataataaacaaatcatCGAAAGTTTCACAAAAACTAGATTAGAACTTGCTGACTCACCATTCGTGCCATGATTAATAACATGCACTAAACACAGCGTTTGTTTACAATTTACACGAACTGTATTGTCAATTTGGTTTACACTGAGTCACACGTCTGCTTCTCCCGAGAGCCGACACAGGAATGATGGTGTCCTTTAATCTGATCTGTCACTAACTGTTATGTAAACAGTATTTTTGTAAACGTTTTTCTGTAAACTAGACGTGAGACCTACTGGATTACTCGTATGTTAAATAGCACGTGCTTGCAATGTTGATACTTTATAGTTCAATCGTTACGAACTTCCTTATCGTGgtattattgtatctttattGTAATTGTAGATATTATGATGTAATTGAATATTCAATAAAACAATAACGATTGTAGACCGTATGGTGACAGTGACAGAGCTAGATAAGTCTGATAAAGTTTTGTAGAGCtgttttataagcttttattcAATTACACTTTTACTTCTATTTACAGTTCACTTTTCGTGAACTCTATATTAGAGAGAAACTAAAATAAGGTGGATAATAATAgtatcaaagtaaatattttattacaattcaaGAATTTCttataggtctaccagaatctcatggcaaacaaaaatattggaaaagtgtgtttttcatatggcaattgtctatggtttaattgtcacctgtcaaagaaaattatgaaagctgtcagccgctgcaaaaattttgtaatctcttcatgcctatttgttatttttgtgaaaaagtcgaaaaagctcaagcaagtcatattgttttcaatgtgtattgtaaaataaggcataattcaaagtaaatctttgattttaaagcgcgtcgttgagttgacagtaagttggagtgaaatgttttgatacgtTTAGTTTATTACATAACTGCGTCTGAAGgagggttgtttttttatattattcttacttaatagctgctttatcgggggtttcaggtgtacctcacaaattggtgcagaggaatatTGAAAATGGTATGaccatataaataaaattgaaaaacatttcctcaagcaagattgaataattgaaatgtatTCACGAAACGAAATCCAGACATACTTTTTGTGTTCCTCGCAAAAACATGGTCAGTCATAAACAAGACGAACCATAACTTTAATCACCCCGGCAGGGTTTGGGTTCAACACCCAAGGACGGGTTTTTGTGTCAGCCTCATCGCTAGTGGTCTAATGAAGATTGTCTTAGTAGGCTTATACTAACTAGACTGACAGATTTGTGATTTTCGGTCTGCAAAAGAAAGTTTGCACTTATTATTGTGTTCTGTGCACGAAAACTGGGACTCTATATTTTCTGAAACACTCATTATTAGTTCTTACCATAAGCTTAAGTTTCAGACTCCTTTGTACCTTGAGAAAAATATGTTTCCCATGCAATTGATCggttataaaatgttttattttttccacCGCTACCAACCCgccaacatggaaagcattgggggaggcctatgttcagcagtggacgtcctatggctgagatgatgatggcTGGATTTTTTTCCTAGGCCCCACTACTACGCTtgtatacaatatttttttaattaactagTATGAATGCTTAAGTTGTATTGTTTGGAAAGGTAAGATTTGTCATTAGAAAAACCAATTAAGAAACATTATAAACGTATTACATCAGCATCCTTTTAGATCAAGAGATAgttaaaactaaaattacctacctacaaatgaGAAGTGTCATGATGATAGTGTTATCATAGGAAAGTACAATATTTTAGGTACCTATAGGTTTGCCCCCCAATTTGTGCTAGTTAGTGCCTTTTAGTGCCGTAGTATGTTATGTGATGTTTTAAAGCGACTCTACTACGGGAGTATTCGCAACTCTctttcccactgctgcaactcctgtgtagccaggatctacagcttgaccgccaataaaaacctaacccaGTGAagctcaagtttgtcccgggagaaagtataaactgtcattggacccgcaacgaaattaaccaGATAAACAAAGCGACTCTACTGTTCATAGCTGTAATATGCTAGTGAGATGGTGTATTAGACACCACTTTTTCGATTTTTGCAATGCAGTGATTATGCTGATGTCTCGCCACGATACACGTTTCAAGTTCACCGAAGATAACTTTGCATATTCGAGATAACTAGATACAAACGCATAAGTTAGTGGAAGGAACTTGATTAAGAActaagaataaaattttgagtttTGAATTATAATCGGGGAAATCCCGTTATATGAATGAAGCATTGCGTTTGAGTATTTTtagttgaataaaaaaaatatcagtcaATGTTTTGTCAGTTTCAGACAACTGTTTGTCAAAATCATAgtcaaaataatcaaaattctTCGTATGTAAATAAGTCAGccaaaatttaaaatgtaaacgaaataaaaagattcaaaataataaaaacaaaaagaaatgtGAACAATGATACATCTGCAAAAACTATTTACTCTAATTTTATGCGTTTTCAATATACAGCCGGGGCAAAGATGCAGGCTCCATTCGAGGACACATTTCGGGGAGCCCCTACCTGTTATTATTCGGAACGGGAAACTTCTGGAGCCCACTGATAATTTCGGGAACGTCGATATGGAGTATGGAGATTCTATGACCCTAAGCTGCGAGGGCACAGGCTACATCCTTCACCCCGACACCAAAACCAACGTCATAACTGCTTCTGTTTCGTGCTTAGGAGGCGACAACTTTGGCAACGACCAGTGGCTCAACGGTCCTGCCAGATTCACTATGTTCAAGTGCCTGTATCCCCCGAATCACCTCAGCCAACGCACAAACCGCACATGCTTCGAAGGGAACCCCGTCATCGAAGTCGggtacaaaatacaaaatcagTTTTACCCTGCCTATGAATCTTGCTTTAACGAAGGTGGCCTCAATGTCATATATTCAAAATACACTCAGAAACCTTACAACGCTGTTTACCAGACTAGAGTTGTTCGGCCATTTTTCGTAGATAACGAACATTACGGTAACATACCAGTGGATTCGTTGTTTTCACCGCGAGGACAGAAGGCAGCTGTAGCGCAACTAGTCGGGCCTATGATTGACACGTACGTGAACAAGACTGAAATGCTTTCAAGAGGTCATCTTGCGGCGAAGACAGACTTCGTCTTTGCTTTTGGTGAACGCTCTACATTCCATTACGTGAATTGCGCTCCTCAATGGACAGGGTTCAATGGGGGTAACTGGAACACCTTGGAGCTTGATCTACGCAATCATATCCACAGAGCGGGCTATGACACCATAGTATACACCGGTACTTACGGGGTCACTCAACTCTTTAATCAATTCGGTCGCAGAGTAGATATTTATCTGTACACAGACGACAATAACAATCCAGTAATTCCAGTTCctcaatatttttacaaagttgtgTACGAGCCTTTCTCACAGAGGGGCATAGCTTTTGTTGGTATCAACAACCCGTATTACACTATGACGGAAGCTAAAGAAATGTTCTTCTGTAGGGATATCTGTAGAGGGAACAGTGCTTTCTCGTGGTTGACTTGGCATCCTGACAATCCAAGCGAAGGGTTCACATTTTGTTGTACTGTTCCAGATTTTAGATTTACTGTCAATCATCTGCCTGCGATGGACGTACGAAGTGTGTTGATATGAAACTAAGCTTTACTGATTGTGTTGTGCGtgtcttatttaaaattattgcgTGTGCCTATTTAAGACCGGGTGAACGCTCTCTTTGACGAGGGTTATCAGATGCCACATGTCCATCTCAGGACAGGTCAAGTAATATTCTGTAAATTGTTTATCGTCTTTTTTgtgcaatattttattataatattttactttatttaaatcATCTGTTTTACTTCCTATTTCAATTTCGAAAATTGCTATAGCTTTCGCGAATCCTCATTAGTTTATCTGATGATTAAGGTTAAGATTATTATGTAATTCATTATACAACGATCGTTTAATGCAATTGATAATTAGGCTCAATCATAATGATCCCATTAATTAACTTCCCCCAATGAACGAGCCCATCATAAAGCGGAGCTGCAACTAAATTAGACGTCACAATAATAGTGCCATTTCACTGAGTACGTTATAAATCGATGTGCGAATTGATTTATGCGTTAAACCTTCAGACGATAAGGTTCTGTGCAGTCCTCTAGGGTCCCTAGGAAAGTGTTTTATAGTTATTTTCTTTGCTTTGAAAGTTGACAGTGTTAAAGTTACAAAAATGAAGATCGATCTGTTTTTGGTAAGTTTGGATATTGTTCGTGATGGTTTAAAATAATAGTGTGCGTAACAGAAGTGGATTTTTGTGACTGAACCCAATAATTAACGGTGACTTATTTGATTTACAGGTAACGCTCTTTTTCATGACTCTTGCTGTTGTCCAGGGTCATAGATTTTCCAAATTTAATAAGCCCGAACCAATTGACTTGACCCGTAAACCTCAAGTGACCACACCTAAACTCCCGGAAGAACGACGGAAATCGGATATATTTCCGAAGAGTTTGGTAAAATTTGTTGTTACTTCACCGCCATACTCTAAAGTACGAACTTATTCCCCATATCCAATTACAACCAGAAAACCAGCTATGCAGAACTTAATTTCTCAAAATATGAGAAATATTCAAACTACGAGGGCTCCATTATCATATACAACAATAGCTGCAACAACAAAATTTGTTCCTAGACGCCAGTTTATATCAAAATACCAATTTACTACAAGATCTCCTGTTGAGCAGATACCTAAAGATACCTATTTGTATGACACTGAAGAAGAAGATTACATGGAAGCGCCCAGTACCAATGATAATGTAGTGTATAATAgtgaaaacattttaaatagttttgatGAAAATGAATATGAAGACGAGGAAGCTAATGCTACCAAAACACTTAATTTTTATCCTCCAGTCAATAAAAGTCAGAACACTATTAAAGAAATTGATTTTCTGAGTACGACTGATAATAAAGtggtaaatataaatgatagaACTGACTTACTAGCAGTTGAatcaaatgataataataaagtaaatatgAACAAAACAATGGAATCGGAAGAAAATGACGATGAAAAAGTAGAATCAAATATTGAACAACCTGAAaacaaagaagaagaaggaaaAGTTGAAAGCAAAGAATCTGAAAATGAAGCATCAGAACCTCCTCCAACAGCTATCGAAAAATATGAAACTAAAGATCTTGAGGGTTCACAGTCGGATAGTACGGAAATTGAGAATACTAGGAAGAAGCGGTTAACAAGCATGATACGAGGTGTCATCTACAACGTGATTGAAGACGATAACAAGCCAATTAAAGAGGAAATTGAGTCGGTCAGTGAAAAGGAAGATCGAGAtgagtttatatttattagggACTACTTAAAGGCACCAATTGATATAAAAAAGGCTGTCAATAATATTCCAGCTGTCACTGAAGAGTCTGTAGAAATCGCAACTGAAATTGCCTCGCTCGAAGAGTACAGTAGACCAGAAAGGTAATAACCATTTTGATTAACACATTTtgattaacatatttttttattgatacatAACTGTAGAATTTAGAATATTATTGGCAACAAATTTTTATATTCAAAATTCTTTCAGGACGTGATAAATGCTTAAAGcattaggaaaaatatttacgaaACCACCAAACCTCAAAAGCATTAATTGtgtaagtttatttaaaaattatattttatttactagaaCATTTAAACAAGTTGTGGCGTAAATACTGGTTCAACCATGAGAAATACCATGccaaactatttaaaaatttgaaaattcaTTGGTATGTCtacttttgttatttttcttctgttttttgttatttgtaaaGCTCAATTCATTAGCTATCCTAGATCACACTAATTGGTGTTTCAgtgtaataatgtttttttttctttgcagAAGTGTAAATATTATTGAAGAGGAAAATATGGGAACCACGGTCTCCGGCTTCAAGTTTACAGGACGAGAGCCACGAGTTAACAGCGATTTAGTTTTCAAGAACATCAACGCATAGTTTAATAATTCGTTATTTATTTTGGATTCTTTTCATGAGTTCGTAGTCGAGTTTTCCATCTTTTTGTGTGTTATAATTCGTTCAGTTAACACTCGTAATATTTAATCTTCATAACGtcttcaaatttaaaataacgaATTGATTTGATGGGATCGACGATATGCTGATTAGTTTCATTTTAATACCAAATAGGAGTGTAAACTATAGTTTCCATTAATTTCTAACATCGCACTGCTGCGTTGCGATATTATAAATGAATCGCATACATGTGTGATGTTTACCGAGTTTTCAGATATTCCCACGATTGGTTGTAAGTGAACGCACAGTTGTTTGCACCGAGCGTGCCGAAAGTATTTCAATTTTTCAGACGATACGCGTTTATATAATTTAGTGTCCGtctattcataaaattaaacacactgaTAAAGAATCATAAACTTATTATGACTGCGGCGCGTGCGACTGCGGTGCGGAAAGTTGTGCAGTCACCTCTTTACATACGGTTAGGAGATCTTATACAATACTCGTATTTTCTTCTGTAAAGTGtagatatgtatttattttaagttatttcTTATAGTGATTAAGTATTTGTAAATTATTAGTTATTTATGTTATAGTAATAATGTGGTAATAAgaataaaacatgaaaatattatacatattttattttaattaattaattaagatctCTACAAAAACTTACATTTACAGGCACCTAAAATGTACATCCTTATCCTAGGTACAACATAATGGCAAAATCGATCCtcatcatttattttgttacatattaTCATCTCATCACACTAGACaatgaaacataaataaaatataaactagGGCAAGTTTGAAACACAACGGTTGGTAACTATATTTCATTCCAATTAAAAGATTAATTTAGAGagttcaaaataaattgtactTGTAGATCTTATCAAGATTGACTTGAGATTCAGTTCTCGGAATTGTTAATAGATGGCCTTATAAGGAGACATACAACGCGGTGATATGATTTTATCAAAAAGTCTTCCTACTTTGAGTAAAAACTCAGTGCTATTTACAAAGATTTCGTCAATCagattaaatacataaatatccaATGACAAAATCATCAAAGTTGAACTAACTAGTACTGTTTGTATGGAAAAGAATAATAAGAAGTCCATAAATCATTATCTTATGGCGTTTTTACTTTACCGTATTGTACATCTCCATAACTTCAAGGTTATGAGCGTATCTCTGATTAAAACGATTATTAAActtaacaaaaattaaaacattgcaaTAAAATTTCAACAGGTGTTACAGAAAGGTTTAAATATCTCCtatttaacattattatcaCCACTCTATTgcctttataaaattattactcAACAATGTTACCACAAATAcgatcaaaataaaatttctcaGGATTTGGTTTGAAAAGAAGCTCTTTTGAACGCTCACTGATATTATCGATCGTTCAATATTAAATTTTGTATTAACTATTGAAATGGTCGTATTTGCAATATTTATGAAAATCACTCTGCTAACGCCAACCCTACGTCTTCTATTACACTGTTTATCATCAAAATCACTGGTTAAAGTCAAGATACGCTCATGTTTGTTGTCGGGGCGCGCTCATAGATGGCGTTATTTCTTGGTCAGTCGGAAAACGTCGTTGAGCGGCGTGTACGCTGTCCGCGTCGGGATCGCATTGAATGCGAAGGAGGGCTGCGCGTCCGCTCGGAGGATCACCACACCTGAGGGAGAAGTTATGGTTAGGATGGGCCTTCCAAGGTGTTGCTACGATAATAATCCCTCATTCGGGAATAACCAGCTCTGATGCTGGCTACGTCTATGCTAATGCTATCCCGGAGGATGGGAGAGTAATTCTGGCCAAGGCGTGGGTCTTATTTAGTAATCCCCCGCTCGAAACAAGGGTATGTGGGGGCATTTTACAGGGGAAAAGGGGCAGCTCCTTTCCGTTCTCCTGGTTACTCTCTTCCTACTTTTTTACTTTCAGAGCCCTTTTTAATCATCACCTACCTAGGTATCTTTTTTAGATCTTTGGGGGTTCTATCATACAATATCATAAAATACCATCACCGGAACCTCATAATCTAGACTCATCGTGCGCTTGTAATCTAACCCATAAGCTGCCTAAACGATTCGATGCTACGCTTTATAGTGTCACTATTTTACATTGCATGTTTGATCTCCTTCATAGTGTCAAATAACTAAGAATGTAGGAGCTATAGTTCTATTATTCgtgcttttaatttttactaaGCTACTTCATAATGTGACTGTACATTACCAACTACGGTCAAACCAAAGCAAGTGGATTATCCAGCGCCTGAAGCAAATTGAAATTAACGACACTTTCTACCTGAGGGGTTGACTTTCACTTTGATTTTGGTCTGTGGGGACAGCACGCCGTAGTCTACATCCTCGTACAGATCCTGGGAACATAAAGGTTAAAGTGTCTTTAAGTTAGTTCTAAATAAACTCTTACCTATAAGAAAACAAGACACATGTCACGTCAGCACTCTCTAGCTATCTGGGTTCCAACCTCGGGCGCTGACGATTTTACCAAAATAATTTTCTCCAGAGGAAGCGATGCAAATATTATAGTCATAAAACGTGTTATGTACTTTTAGGTAAGGTAGGTAACAGTACAAATTTCGTTAAAATATTAGCTTAGTGTTTGAATGTGTATGCTTTGCTCAATATTTTAACTAGGCGTTCAGAAATGATCAAGTAATAAAATTCCATTGAGACTTTTGAGAGTTACTAAAACCACAATGATCCTCGTCAATATGGAAATGACAAAAGCATAAGATTATCATGAAGTGGTCATCACTATCAATGACATCGCGACAGAAACGATATGGAACATGTTCCCGTAAATCTAAAATTCTATCAGAGTATATGAGCTGCCTTTTAAAACTTTGTGAATAATTCTGGTGTCACAGTCCATAGATAAAAGATATAATACTCACTTCAACTCTATATCCAGCAGGGTTGTTAAGTCCCAGCTCCCTCAACGTCACGGCCACGTCGGACGGGGTCCCGTCGGTCCTCCTGTTCACGAACGCCACCGCGTACGAGTAGTACTGACCCTGGATGGGCAGGATGGGCCGGGACCAGATTTCTATTCCTCGGTGCTGGAATAAAAGGGTACAAAGTTTGTTTAACCACCTAATAAGTGGAGATAAATTCAGGAGGAAGGCCTTTCTGTTAAATTCCCGCTTTTGACGTTTATTTTAACGTAAGAAGATGCAACAActgcaaattaataaaaaagaatTGCGTAGTTTCGGCTGAGTAGAATATAACCTATAACCTAAGGCAGAAAACCTGGGAGGCCTGCCTCCCCAAGCTGTCTGACCAGCGTGTGGGATGTAGggcaaatcctccatttgcccaGAGAGTCgtcctcctgcagtggagactaaatgccGAGCTGGCGAATATAAATTGGCATCCTGCTCTAGCACGACATAAACTTCTACAATCTTAGGCTTTTCTCCAGCTGTGATGGTTGAAGAAACAAACACACGAAGACGGAAAATACCCCACCTTGTATATCCTCCTCCCCTGGATGCCCAGCGGGTCCTGGTCCACCTCGATGATCTTCCTGTTCTGCAGGATCGCCTTGTACTCCGGCCTGATGGTGCGCAGGTCCACGCTCATGAGGAGCGGCGCCGCCAGGATCGCCCAGATCGCGAACTGGGTCTTACTCTGCTCGTAGGACAGGCCGAAGTTGCCGATGATCAACTGAAAGAGGCGATTTTTGGTTCttcattatttttgtaatagtaGGCAATTCAGTTTATACTAGGCCCCCCCGTGTCATTAGGTATGCAACTCAATGCATTTTACAGTGGAAAAAAAAGGCCTACTGAAATTGATTCAGTATTTGAGATTTACAATATCTTGTCAGTGAGAACTGAAGAATTGatgacaaatatttaaaatagtaaGTACAATTAAGTacttagtaagtaagtaggcaGGATGGTACGGAGAGCAGGATACAAGGTTTCCAACGAATTGTTACTTATTTTCCTGAAGTTGATAGAATTATTTACGCCGTAACTTTATCACAGACTAAATGATTTATCGTACTTTTGCCGCTTATGACTGATATAATGCACGATTAcagttcataataataattgctaCTCTGTTAAACAAGATCACGCCAAATTCTTAACAATCCAAATAATGTGTTTAACTCATTAAGGATTTGAAGAATAAAGGTAGTCTGATCACTATTACATGATCTTGAACTTTAAGATTTAATCTTCCGCATTgtggttttaaatttttaagagCCTATGTTTTCCGGTTGAATGTAATATGCATGTTGTTGGGCGGATACTCTGAGATTCAACATTAATCaaacataaaatacatttaaaaattttttCGGACAATCAGGTTAATTCAAGCCTACATTTATGGAAAACTTGTAACAAATAGTGACAAATTCACAACTATCGAGGCGAGAGAGTATTTGGACTACGGACTTATTGGATCATGGAGGCTCCAATACGGAGATAAATTCCTCATCATTGATTAGTTTAGAATTAAAATGGTCTTACCATATCAGGGTCATTCCAGTGCCCTGGTCCAGCATTCGGCACGATGACGTCCTGGTGATTTCCGTAGTAGTCTATGATAGACTCGACGGAGGCCCAAGAGTCTTGGATGTCGTCGAAGTTGCGCCACAAGTTGCAGTGCTCGATGATCGATGAAAAGTTGGGCTGGAATATGCAAAAGATGCAGATTAGATCGAAAAATTAGT harbors:
- the LOC135081288 gene encoding uncharacterized protein LOC135081288 — its product is MIHLQKLFTLILCVFNIQPGQRCRLHSRTHFGEPLPVIIRNGKLLEPTDNFGNVDMEYGDSMTLSCEGTGYILHPDTKTNVITASVSCLGGDNFGNDQWLNGPARFTMFKCLYPPNHLSQRTNRTCFEGNPVIEVGYKIQNQFYPAYESCFNEGGLNVIYSKYTQKPYNAVYQTRVVRPFFVDNEHYGNIPVDSLFSPRGQKAAVAQLVGPMIDTYVNKTEMLSRGHLAAKTDFVFAFGERSTFHYVNCAPQWTGFNGGNWNTLELDLRNHIHRAGYDTIVYTGTYGVTQLFNQFGRRVDIYLYTDDNNNPVIPVPQYFYKVVYEPFSQRGIAFVGINNPYYTMTEAKEMFFCRDICRGNSAFSWLTWHPDNPSEGFTFCCTVPDFRFTVNHLPAMDVRSVLI
- the LOC135081133 gene encoding myb-like protein X; this encodes MKIDLFLVTLFFMTLAVVQGHRFSKFNKPEPIDLTRKPQVTTPKLPEERRKSDIFPKSLVKFVVTSPPYSKVRTYSPYPITTRKPAMQNLISQNMRNIQTTRAPLSYTTIAATTKFVPRRQFISKYQFTTRSPVEQIPKDTYLYDTEEEDYMEAPSTNDNVVYNSENILNSFDENEYEDEEANATKTLNFYPPVNKSQNTIKEIDFLSTTDNKVVNINDRTDLLAVESNDNNKVNMNKTMESEENDDEKVESNIEQPENKEEEGKVESKESENEASEPPPTAIEKYETKDLEGSQSDSTEIENTRKKRLTSMIRGVIYNVIEDDNKPIKEEIESVSEKEDRDEFIFIRDYLKAPIDIKKAVNNIPAVTEESVEIATEIASLEEYSRPERSVNIIEEENMGTTVSGFKFTGREPRVNSDLVFKNINA
- the LOC135081132 gene encoding alpha-N-acetylgalactosaminidase; the encoded protein is MASWKSCGLWTVLVLCLFGKISGLDNGLALTPPMGWLAWERFRCNTDCKNDPDNCISDRLFRTMTDILVTEGYAAAGYEYINVDDCWPERERDPRGKLVPDRERFPYGMKSLADYVHSKGLKFGIYEDYGNFTCAGYPGVVGHLQGDAATFASWGVDYVKLDGCYALPADMDHGYPEFGIELNRTGRQMVYSCSWPVYQIYAGIQPNFSSIIEHCNLWRNFDDIQDSWASVESIIDYYGNHQDVIVPNAGPGHWNDPDMLIIGNFGLSYEQSKTQFAIWAILAAPLLMSVDLRTIRPEYKAILQNRKIIEVDQDPLGIQGRRIYKHRGIEIWSRPILPIQGQYYSYAVAFVNRRTDGTPSDVAVTLRELGLNNPAGYRVEDLYEDVDYGVLSPQTKIKVKVNPSGVVILRADAQPSFAFNAIPTRTAYTPLNDVFRLTKK